From a single Micromonospora pallida genomic region:
- a CDS encoding gluconokinase: MTGDGRPGGPPRTRHVVVMGVSGAGKTTVARGISARAGFAFAEADEFHPPANVDRMRAGVPLDDAARLPWLRDLARWMADRAADGVSTVLACSALKRSYRDVLRQGPPHVEFVHLDGSAEVIRDRLSRRAGHYMPTSLLESQLATLERHHPDESVLVLDVTLTPDELVSAALAGLGLSTDVAVDG; the protein is encoded by the coding sequence ATGACTGGTGACGGTCGTCCGGGCGGCCCACCCCGGACCCGGCACGTGGTCGTGATGGGAGTGTCCGGGGCGGGCAAGACGACCGTCGCCCGGGGGATCAGTGCCCGCGCCGGTTTCGCCTTCGCCGAGGCCGACGAGTTCCACCCGCCGGCCAACGTCGACCGGATGCGGGCAGGCGTGCCGCTCGACGACGCGGCACGCCTGCCCTGGCTGCGTGACCTGGCCCGGTGGATGGCCGACCGCGCTGCCGACGGCGTGTCGACCGTGCTGGCCTGCTCGGCGCTGAAGCGGTCCTACCGCGACGTGCTCCGCCAGGGGCCGCCGCACGTCGAGTTCGTCCACCTCGACGGGTCGGCCGAGGTCATCCGGGATCGGTTGTCCCGGCGGGCCGGGCACTACATGCCGACCAGCCTGCTGGAGTCCCAGCTGGCCACCCTGGAACGGCACCACCCGGACGAGTCGGTGCTGGTGCTCGACGTGACGCTGACCCCGGACGAACTCGTCTCGGCGGCGCTCGCCGGGCTCGGCCTGTCGACCGACGTCGCCGTCGACGGGTAG
- a CDS encoding sugar O-acetyltransferase has translation MAVLPDGRSMRERMLAGDPYLADDPELAEQSLRAMDLTDAFNATSARDPQERRRLLTELLGTIGEGTEIRPPLRVDYGSHIRVGARSFANFGLVALDVAPISIGDDVQIGSNVQLLTPTHPIDPEPRRAKWEAAKPITIGDNVWLGSGAIVLAGVTIGENTVVGAGAVVTRDLPANVVAVGNPARVVRTIEPGTTGASGTA, from the coding sequence ATGGCTGTTCTCCCTGATGGGCGTTCCATGCGCGAGCGGATGCTCGCCGGTGACCCGTACCTCGCCGACGACCCGGAGCTGGCCGAGCAGAGCCTGCGGGCCATGGACCTGACGGACGCGTTCAACGCCACGTCGGCCCGGGACCCGCAGGAGCGTCGCCGGCTGCTCACCGAGTTGCTTGGCACGATCGGCGAGGGTACGGAGATCCGGCCTCCGCTGCGCGTCGACTACGGCAGCCACATCCGCGTCGGCGCCCGGTCGTTCGCGAACTTCGGTCTGGTGGCCCTGGACGTGGCACCGATCAGCATCGGCGACGACGTGCAGATCGGGTCGAACGTGCAGCTGTTGACGCCCACTCACCCGATCGACCCGGAGCCGCGCCGGGCGAAGTGGGAGGCCGCGAAGCCGATCACCATCGGCGACAACGTCTGGCTGGGTAGCGGGGCGATCGTCCTGGCCGGCGTGACGATCGGGGAGAACACCGTGGTCGGCGCCGGCGCGGTGGTCACCCGGGACCTGCCGGCGAACGTGGTCGCGGTGGGCAATCCCGCCCGGGTCGTCCGCACGATCGAGCCGGGTACGACCGGAGCGTCGGGTACAGCCTGA
- the leuS gene encoding leucine--tRNA ligase, giving the protein MTEAAASDIPPFRYTAALAGEIEQRWQDIWEREGTFHAPNPTGPLADPGHPRAGAEKLYVLDMFPYPSGAGLHVGHPLGYIGTDCFARYQRMAGHNVLHTMGFDAFGLPAEQYAVQTGTHPRTTTEANIGRYQAQLRRLGLGHDDRRSVATIDTDFYRWTQWIFLQIFNSWYDPDAQRARPVADLVAEFAAGTRSTPDGRPWAELTPVEQRKVVDGHRLAYVSQAPVNWCPGLGTVLANEEVTADGRSERGNFPVFKRNLKQWMMRITAYGDRLVDDLDTLDWPEPIKLMQRNWIGRSTGAHIDFPTPAAPIRVFTTRPDTVFGATYMVLAPEHELVDALVPAAWPAGTKDAWTGGHASPREAVEAYRKAAAAKSDVERQAEAKEKTGVFVGAYATNPVNDAPVPIFIADYVLAGYGTGAIMAVPAQDERDWDFAEAFDLPIVRTVQPADGFDGKAYTGDGPAINSAAPDRDLDLNGLGVTDAKARIIEWLEANGHGTGAVTYRLRDWLFSRQRYWGEPFPIVYDEDGSAIPLPESMLPVELPEVDDFSPRTFDPEDADTDPETPLSRRRDWVEVELDLGDGPKRYTRETNVMPQWAGSCWYELRYLDPTNHERFVDPENERYWMGPRGAGDCGGTDLYVGGAEHAVLHLLYARFWHKVLFDLGHVSSFEPFRRLFNQGYIQAYAYRDSRGTPVPAEEVVERDGRYFHGETEVRREYGKMGKSLRNVVTPDEMCAAYGADTFRVYEMSMGPLEVSRPWETRAVVGSYRFLQRVWRTVVDEQTGALRVTDDPADEATRRLLHKAIDGVRGDMEGIRFNTAIAKLIELTNGLTRLAATPREVAEPLVLMLAPFAPHVAEELWQWLGHPTSLTYVDFPTADPALLVAETVTYPVQVNGKVRGRVEVPADAAEETVRAAALEAVAASLGGREPRKVIVVKGRMVSVVA; this is encoded by the coding sequence ATGACTGAGGCAGCCGCGAGCGACATCCCCCCGTTCCGGTACACCGCGGCCCTGGCCGGTGAGATCGAGCAGCGCTGGCAGGACATCTGGGAGCGGGAGGGTACGTTCCACGCCCCGAACCCGACCGGCCCGCTGGCCGACCCCGGGCACCCCCGGGCCGGCGCGGAGAAGCTGTACGTGCTGGACATGTTCCCCTACCCGTCCGGTGCGGGCCTGCACGTCGGGCACCCGCTGGGCTACATCGGCACCGACTGCTTCGCCCGCTACCAGCGGATGGCCGGGCACAACGTGCTGCACACGATGGGCTTCGACGCCTTCGGCCTGCCCGCCGAGCAGTACGCGGTGCAGACCGGCACCCACCCGCGGACCACCACCGAGGCGAACATCGGGCGCTACCAGGCGCAGCTGCGCCGGCTGGGCCTGGGCCACGACGACCGTCGGTCGGTGGCGACCATCGACACCGACTTCTACCGCTGGACCCAGTGGATCTTCCTGCAGATCTTCAACTCCTGGTACGACCCGGACGCGCAGCGGGCCCGCCCGGTCGCCGACCTGGTCGCCGAGTTCGCCGCCGGCACCCGGTCCACTCCGGACGGCCGTCCCTGGGCCGAGCTGACCCCGGTCGAGCAGCGGAAGGTCGTGGACGGCCACCGGCTGGCGTACGTTTCGCAGGCCCCGGTGAACTGGTGCCCGGGGCTGGGCACTGTGCTGGCCAACGAGGAGGTCACCGCCGACGGCCGCTCCGAGCGGGGCAACTTCCCGGTCTTCAAGCGCAACCTGAAGCAGTGGATGATGCGGATCACCGCGTACGGCGACCGGCTGGTCGACGACCTGGACACGCTGGACTGGCCGGAGCCGATCAAGCTGATGCAGCGCAACTGGATCGGCCGCTCCACCGGTGCGCACATCGACTTCCCGACCCCGGCGGCCCCGATCCGGGTCTTCACCACCCGGCCGGACACCGTCTTCGGGGCGACGTACATGGTGCTGGCCCCCGAGCACGAGCTGGTCGACGCGCTGGTGCCGGCCGCCTGGCCGGCCGGGACGAAGGACGCCTGGACCGGCGGGCACGCCAGTCCGCGCGAGGCCGTCGAGGCGTACCGGAAGGCGGCGGCGGCGAAGAGCGACGTGGAGCGGCAGGCCGAGGCGAAGGAGAAGACCGGCGTCTTCGTCGGCGCCTACGCCACCAACCCGGTCAACGACGCGCCGGTTCCGATCTTCATCGCCGACTACGTGCTGGCCGGCTACGGCACCGGCGCGATCATGGCGGTGCCGGCGCAGGACGAGCGGGACTGGGACTTCGCCGAGGCGTTCGACCTGCCGATTGTCCGTACCGTGCAGCCGGCCGACGGCTTCGACGGGAAGGCGTACACCGGGGACGGGCCGGCCATCAACAGCGCCGCGCCCGACCGCGACCTGGACCTGAACGGCCTGGGCGTGACCGACGCGAAGGCCCGGATCATCGAGTGGCTGGAGGCGAACGGGCACGGCACCGGCGCGGTCACCTACCGGCTGCGCGACTGGCTGTTCAGCCGGCAGCGCTACTGGGGCGAGCCCTTCCCGATCGTGTACGACGAGGACGGCAGCGCGATTCCGCTGCCCGAGTCGATGCTGCCGGTGGAACTGCCCGAGGTGGACGACTTCTCCCCGCGCACCTTCGACCCGGAGGACGCCGACACCGACCCGGAGACCCCGCTGTCGCGTCGCCGCGACTGGGTGGAGGTCGAGCTGGACCTGGGCGACGGTCCGAAGCGGTACACCCGGGAGACCAACGTGATGCCGCAGTGGGCCGGCTCCTGCTGGTACGAGCTGCGCTACCTGGACCCGACCAACCACGAGCGGTTCGTCGACCCGGAGAACGAGCGGTACTGGATGGGACCGCGCGGCGCGGGCGACTGCGGCGGGACCGACCTGTACGTCGGCGGTGCCGAGCACGCCGTGCTGCACCTGCTGTACGCCCGGTTCTGGCACAAGGTGCTGTTCGACCTGGGCCACGTCTCGTCGTTCGAGCCGTTCCGGAGGCTGTTCAACCAGGGCTACATCCAGGCGTACGCGTACCGCGACTCGCGGGGCACGCCGGTGCCGGCGGAGGAGGTCGTCGAGCGGGACGGCCGGTACTTCCACGGCGAGACCGAGGTCCGCCGCGAGTACGGCAAGATGGGCAAGTCGCTGCGGAACGTGGTCACCCCCGACGAGATGTGCGCCGCGTACGGCGCGGACACCTTCCGGGTGTACGAGATGTCGATGGGCCCGCTGGAGGTGTCCCGCCCCTGGGAGACCCGCGCGGTGGTCGGCTCGTACCGGTTCCTGCAGCGGGTCTGGCGGACCGTGGTCGACGAGCAGACCGGCGCGCTGCGGGTCACCGACGACCCGGCCGACGAGGCCACCCGACGGCTGCTGCACAAGGCGATCGACGGGGTCCGGGGCGACATGGAGGGGATCCGGTTCAACACCGCGATCGCCAAGCTGATCGAGCTGACCAACGGGCTGACCCGACTGGCCGCCACGCCGCGCGAGGTGGCCGAGCCGCTGGTGCTGATGCTGGCCCCGTTCGCCCCGCACGTCGCCGAGGAGCTGTGGCAGTGGCTGGGGCACCCCACCTCCCTGACGTACGTGGACTTCCCGACCGCCGACCCGGCCCTGCTGGTCGCCGAGACGGTCACCTACCCGGTGCAGGTCAACGGCAAGGTCCGGGGCCGGGTCGAGGTGCCCGCCGACGCCGCCGAGGAGACGGTCCGGGCGGCGGCGCTGGAGGCGGTCGCCGCCTCGCTGGGCGGCCGGGAGCCGCGCAAGGTCATCGTGGTCAAGGGCCGGATGGTGTCGGTGGTCGCCTGA
- a CDS encoding AAA family ATPase, translating to MTQQTWDEVGGVLPHDEFRAASEAIVANIEQVIEGKTATVRLALAVLLAEGHLLIEDVPGVGKTKLAKAMARSIDCTVRRIQFTPDLLPSDVTGVSVYNQETHDFEFRPGAVFANLVVGDEINRASPKTQSALLECMEERQVTVDGVTYQLQTPFMVIATQNPIEMEGTYPLPEAQRDRFTARIAMGYPGPEAELAMLDGHGAVDPLYDLRAVSDAATVRQLIATVREVHVADAVKQYAIDLVTATREAPELRLGASPRATLQLLRTARAVAALEGRDYVLPDDLQALAVPVLAHRIIPTADAQLARRTTDAIVSDLVHRLTVPQERKRSQYDTRPATGGNGRSAYEPRRR from the coding sequence TTGACACAACAGACCTGGGACGAGGTGGGCGGCGTCCTGCCGCACGACGAGTTCCGCGCCGCCAGTGAAGCCATCGTCGCCAACATCGAGCAGGTCATCGAGGGTAAGACGGCCACCGTGCGGCTCGCCCTCGCCGTTCTGCTCGCCGAGGGTCACCTGCTGATCGAAGACGTCCCCGGCGTCGGCAAGACCAAGCTCGCCAAGGCGATGGCCCGGTCCATCGACTGCACGGTACGGCGTATCCAGTTCACCCCCGACCTGCTGCCCAGCGACGTCACCGGGGTCAGCGTCTACAACCAGGAAACCCACGACTTCGAGTTCCGGCCGGGTGCCGTCTTCGCCAACCTGGTCGTCGGCGACGAGATCAACCGGGCCTCGCCGAAGACCCAGTCGGCGCTGCTGGAGTGCATGGAGGAACGGCAGGTCACCGTCGACGGGGTCACCTACCAGCTACAGACCCCGTTCATGGTGATCGCCACGCAGAACCCGATCGAGATGGAGGGGACGTACCCGCTCCCCGAGGCGCAGCGCGACCGGTTCACCGCGCGGATCGCCATGGGCTACCCCGGCCCGGAGGCCGAGCTGGCCATGCTCGACGGGCACGGCGCGGTCGACCCGCTGTACGACCTGCGCGCCGTCTCCGACGCGGCGACCGTCCGGCAGCTCATCGCCACGGTCCGCGAGGTGCACGTCGCCGACGCGGTCAAGCAGTACGCCATCGACCTGGTCACCGCCACCCGCGAGGCCCCCGAGCTGCGGCTGGGCGCGTCCCCCCGGGCCACCCTGCAACTGCTGCGCACCGCGCGGGCGGTCGCCGCGCTCGAGGGACGCGACTACGTCCTCCCGGACGACCTCCAGGCGCTGGCGGTACCGGTGCTGGCACACCGGATCATCCCGACCGCCGACGCGCAGCTGGCCCGGCGCACCACCGACGCGATCGTCTCCGACCTGGTGCACCGGCTGACCGTGCCGCAGGAGCGCAAGCGCTCCCAGTACGACACCCGACCGGCCACCGGCGGGAACGGCCGCTCCGCGTACGAGCCGCGGAGGCGGTGA
- the manD gene encoding D-mannonate dehydratase ManD — MKIVAADVIVSSPDRNFVTLKITTDDGITGLGDGTLNGRELSVASYLSDHVAPLLIGRDPHRIEDTWQFLYRSAYWRRGPVTMAAIAAVDVALWDIKAKAAGMPLYQLLGGASRTGIMAYGHASGRDLPELFDSIRRHLDLGFRSIRVQTSVPGINAVYGVASQPSSGGTRYDYEPAQRTPLPAEEDWDTRAYMRHLPGVFEAVRNEFGPELPLLHDGHHRMTPIQAAKLGKALEPYDLFWLEDCTPAENQEALRLVRQHTTTPLAIGEVFNTVWDYQTLIREQLIDYVRSAVTHTGGITAMRKLLDFAAQYQIKSGIHGPTDISPVGMAAALHLDLAIHNFGIQEYMQHGPLTNEVFRQSFTFTDGYLHPGEQPGIGVEIDEAAAAKFPYVPAYLPFNRLKDGTVHDW; from the coding sequence CGGTCTGGGCGACGGCACCCTCAACGGACGGGAACTCTCCGTCGCCTCGTACCTGAGCGACCACGTCGCCCCGCTGCTGATCGGCCGCGACCCGCACCGCATCGAGGACACCTGGCAGTTCCTGTACCGCTCGGCCTACTGGCGGCGCGGTCCGGTCACCATGGCCGCCATCGCCGCGGTGGACGTCGCCCTGTGGGACATCAAGGCCAAGGCCGCCGGCATGCCGCTGTACCAACTGCTGGGCGGGGCGTCCCGGACCGGCATCATGGCCTACGGGCACGCCTCCGGCCGGGACCTGCCGGAGCTGTTCGACTCGATCCGTCGGCACCTCGACCTCGGCTTCCGGTCGATCCGCGTCCAGACCTCCGTGCCCGGCATCAACGCCGTGTACGGGGTCGCCTCGCAGCCCAGCAGCGGTGGCACGCGGTACGACTACGAACCGGCCCAACGCACCCCGCTGCCCGCCGAGGAGGACTGGGACACCCGCGCGTACATGCGCCACCTGCCTGGTGTGTTCGAGGCGGTCCGCAACGAGTTCGGCCCGGAACTGCCGCTGCTGCACGACGGTCACCACCGGATGACCCCCATCCAGGCCGCGAAACTGGGCAAGGCCCTCGAACCGTACGACCTGTTCTGGTTGGAGGACTGCACTCCGGCGGAGAACCAGGAGGCGCTGCGGCTGGTCCGGCAGCACACCACCACACCGCTGGCCATCGGCGAGGTCTTCAACACGGTGTGGGACTACCAGACCCTCATCCGCGAGCAACTGATCGACTACGTCCGGTCCGCCGTCACCCACACCGGCGGCATCACGGCCATGCGCAAGCTGCTCGACTTCGCCGCCCAGTACCAGATCAAGTCCGGTATCCACGGCCCGACCGACATCTCACCGGTCGGCATGGCCGCCGCGCTGCACCTGGACCTCGCCATCCACAACTTCGGCATCCAGGAGTACATGCAGCACGGGCCGCTCACCAACGAGGTGTTCCGGCAGTCGTTCACCTTCACCGACGGCTACCTGCACCCGGGCGAGCAGCCCGGAATCGGGGTGGAAATCGACGAGGCCGCCGCCGCGAAGTTCCCGTACGTGCCGGCCTACCTGCCGTTCAACCGGCTCAAGGACGGGACCGTCCATGACTGGTGA